In a single window of the Streptomyces sp. HUAS ZL42 genome:
- the rplK gene encoding 50S ribosomal protein L11 → MPPKKKKVTGLIKLQIQAGAANPAPPVGPALGQHGVNIMEFCKAYNAATESQRGWVIPVEITVYEDRSFTFITKTPPAAKMILKAAGIEKGSGEPHKTKVAKITEAQVREIAQTKLPDLNANDLDAAAKIIAGTARSMGVVVEG, encoded by the coding sequence ATGCCTCCCAAGAAGAAGAAGGTCACGGGGCTCATCAAGCTCCAGATCCAGGCCGGTGCCGCCAACCCGGCTCCGCCGGTCGGCCCCGCGCTGGGTCAGCACGGCGTCAACATCATGGAGTTCTGCAAGGCCTACAACGCCGCGACCGAGTCGCAGCGTGGCTGGGTGATCCCGGTGGAGATCACGGTCTACGAGGACCGTTCCTTCACCTTCATCACCAAGACTCCGCCGGCCGCCAAGATGATCCTCAAGGCCGCGGGCATCGAGAAGGGCTCCGGCGAGCCGCACAAGACCAAGGTCGCCAAGATCACCGAGGCGCAGGTCCGCGAGATCGCCCAGACCAAGCTCCCCGACCTCAACGCCAACGACCTGGACGCCGCCGCGAAGATCATCGCGGGCACCGCGCGTTCCATGGGCGTCGTCGTCGAGGGCTGA
- the nusG gene encoding transcription termination/antitermination protein NusG has protein sequence MSDPNLNDAIEPDESVDDELDIVEGADEQDEFEAADAEAGEPAEEAAVHVEDEAEEAEEEAEPAEPVDPVEALREELRSLPGEWYVIHTYAGYENRVKTNLEQRAVSLNVEDYIFQAEVPQEEVVQIKNGDRKTIKQNKLPGYVLVRMDLTNESWGVVRNTPGVTGFVGNAYDPYPLTLDEIVKMLAPEAEEKAAREAAEAEGKPAPQRKVEVQVLDFEVGDSVTVTDGPFATLQATINEINADSKKVKGLVEIFGRETPVELSFDQIQKN, from the coding sequence GTGTCTGACCCGAACCTGAACGACGCCATCGAGCCGGACGAGTCCGTGGATGACGAGCTCGACATCGTCGAGGGCGCGGACGAGCAGGACGAGTTCGAGGCTGCCGACGCCGAAGCGGGCGAGCCCGCGGAGGAAGCCGCCGTGCACGTCGAGGACGAGGCCGAGGAAGCCGAGGAAGAGGCCGAGCCCGCCGAGCCTGTCGACCCCGTCGAGGCCCTGCGCGAGGAACTGCGGTCCCTGCCCGGCGAGTGGTACGTCATCCACACCTACGCCGGTTACGAGAACCGCGTGAAGACCAACCTGGAGCAGCGCGCCGTCTCGCTGAACGTCGAGGACTACATCTTCCAGGCCGAGGTGCCGCAGGAAGAGGTCGTCCAGATCAAGAACGGCGATCGCAAGACCATCAAGCAGAACAAGCTCCCGGGCTACGTGCTGGTCCGCATGGACCTGACGAACGAGTCCTGGGGCGTGGTCCGCAACACCCCCGGCGTCACCGGCTTCGTGGGCAACGCCTACGACCCGTACCCGCTGACCCTGGACGAGATCGTCAAGATGCTCGCCCCGGAGGCCGAGGAGAAGGCCGCCCGCGAGGCCGCCGAGGCCGAGGGCAAGCCTGCTCCGCAGCGCAAGGTCGAGGTCCAGGTGCTGGACTTCGAGGTCGGCGACTCGGTCACCGTCACCGACGGCCCGTTCGCCACGCTGCAGGCCACCATCAACGAGATCAACGCCGACTCGAAGAAGGTCAAGGGCCTGGTGGAGATCTTCGGCCGCGAGACGCCGGTCGAGCTGTCCTTCGACCAGATCCAGAAGAACTGA
- the secE gene encoding preprotein translocase subunit SecE, translated as MTDAVGSLDTPDAQDEALETKKKSRKGGKRAKKGPLKRLALFYRQIVAELRKVVWPTRNQLTTYTTVVIVFVVIMIGLVTVIDYGLSHAAKYVFG; from the coding sequence ATGACGGACGCCGTGGGCTCCCTCGACACGCCTGATGCCCAGGACGAGGCGCTGGAGACCAAGAAGAAGTCCCGCAAGGGCGGCAAGCGCGCCAAGAAGGGCCCGCTGAAGCGCCTTGCGCTCTTCTACCGGCAGATCGTCGCGGAACTCCGCAAGGTCGTCTGGCCGACGCGCAACCAGCTGACGACGTACACGACAGTGGTCATTGTCTTCGTCGTCATCATGATCGGCCTGGTCACCGTGATTGACTATGGACTCAGCCACGCCGCCAAGTACGTCTTCGGCTGA
- a CDS encoding pyridoxal phosphate-dependent aminotransferase: MSAATPPTERRVSARIGAISESATLAVDAKAKALKAAGRPVIGFGAGEPDFPTPDYIVEAAVEACRNPKYHRYTPAGGLPELKAAIAAKTLRDSGYEPDVSQVLVTNGGKQAIYEAFAAILDPGDEVIVPAPYWTTYPESIRLAGGVPVEVVADETTGYRVSVEQLEAARTEKTKVVLFVSPSNPTGAVYSEAETEAIGRWAVEHGLWVLTDEIYEHLVYGDAASVSLPALLPELRDKCIVVNGVAKTYAMTGWRVGWIIGPKDVVKAATNLQSHATSNVSNVAQVAALAAVSGDLEAVATMREAFDRRRKTIVRMLNEIDGVLCPEPEGAFYAYPSVKALLGKEIRGKRPQDTVELAALILEEAEVAVVPGEAFGTPGYLRLSYALGDEDLVEGVSRIQKLLAEAQD, encoded by the coding sequence ATGAGCGCTGCAACCCCTCCCACCGAGCGCCGGGTCTCCGCCCGTATCGGCGCGATCTCCGAGTCCGCCACCCTCGCCGTGGACGCCAAGGCGAAGGCCCTGAAGGCCGCCGGGCGTCCGGTGATCGGCTTCGGCGCGGGCGAACCCGACTTCCCGACCCCCGACTACATCGTCGAGGCGGCCGTCGAGGCCTGCAGGAACCCCAAGTACCACCGGTACACGCCGGCCGGCGGCCTGCCCGAGCTGAAGGCCGCGATCGCCGCGAAGACGCTGCGCGACTCCGGCTACGAGCCCGACGTCTCGCAGGTCCTGGTGACCAACGGCGGCAAGCAGGCCATCTACGAGGCCTTCGCCGCGATCCTCGACCCGGGCGACGAGGTCATCGTCCCGGCGCCGTACTGGACGACGTACCCGGAGTCGATCCGCCTGGCCGGCGGTGTCCCGGTCGAGGTCGTCGCGGACGAGACGACCGGCTACCGCGTCTCCGTGGAGCAGCTGGAGGCGGCCCGCACGGAGAAGACGAAGGTCGTGCTCTTCGTCTCTCCGTCGAACCCGACCGGCGCGGTCTACTCGGAGGCCGAGACCGAGGCGATCGGCCGCTGGGCCGTCGAGCACGGCCTGTGGGTGCTGACGGACGAGATCTACGAGCACCTGGTCTACGGTGACGCGGCCTCCGTGTCGCTGCCGGCGCTGCTGCCCGAGCTGCGCGACAAGTGCATCGTGGTCAACGGTGTCGCCAAGACCTACGCGATGACGGGCTGGCGGGTCGGCTGGATCATCGGCCCGAAGGACGTCGTCAAGGCTGCGACGAACCTGCAGTCGCACGCCACGTCGAACGTCTCGAACGTGGCCCAGGTGGCCGCCCTCGCCGCGGTCTCCGGCGACCTGGAGGCGGTCGCGACGATGCGCGAGGCCTTCGACCGCCGCCGCAAGACCATCGTGCGGATGCTCAACGAGATCGACGGCGTGCTCTGCCCGGAGCCCGAGGGCGCGTTCTACGCGTACCCGTCGGTGAAGGCCCTGCTGGGCAAGGAGATCCGCGGCAAGCGCCCGCAGGACACGGTCGAGCTGGCCGCGCTGATCCTGGAGGAGGCCGAGGTCGCGGTGGTCCCGGGCGAGGCCTTCGGCACACCGGGCTATCTGCGGCTGTCCTACGCGCTGGGCGACGAGGACCTGGTCGAGGGCGTGAGCCGCATCCAGAAGCTGCTGGCGGAGGCACAGGACTGA
- a CDS encoding adenosine deaminase has protein sequence MERVRDVSELPKAHLHLHFTGSMRPGTVLELADKYGVRLPEALTEALTSGEPPKLRATDERGWFRFQRLYDAARSCLRQPEDIQRLVREAAEEDLKDGSGWLEIQVDPTSYAPRLGGLIPALEIILDAVETTARDTGLGMRVLVAANRMKHPLDARTLARLAVRYADRGVVGFGLSNDERRGMARDFDRAFTIARDGGLLSAPHGGELTGPSSVRDCLDDLHAHRVGHGVRAAEDPRLLKRLADRGVTCEVCPASNVALGVYEKPEDVPLRTLYDAGVPMALGADDPLLFGSRLAAQYELARDHHAFTDEELAELARQSVRGSAAPDEVKRKLLAGVDDWLSGPAA, from the coding sequence ATGGAGCGTGTACGTGATGTCTCTGAACTACCGAAAGCCCATCTGCACCTGCACTTCACCGGCTCGATGCGGCCGGGAACCGTGCTGGAACTCGCCGACAAGTACGGAGTGCGTCTGCCGGAGGCGCTGACGGAAGCGCTGACCAGCGGAGAGCCGCCGAAGCTGCGGGCCACGGACGAGCGGGGCTGGTTCCGCTTCCAGCGCCTGTACGACGCCGCACGCTCGTGCCTGCGGCAGCCGGAGGACATCCAGCGCCTGGTCAGGGAGGCCGCGGAGGAGGACCTCAAGGACGGCTCGGGCTGGCTGGAGATCCAGGTGGATCCGACGTCGTACGCGCCCCGGCTGGGGGGGCTGATCCCGGCCCTGGAGATCATCCTGGACGCGGTGGAGACGACGGCGCGGGACACCGGGCTGGGGATGCGGGTCCTGGTGGCGGCGAACCGAATGAAGCACCCGTTGGACGCCCGCACGCTGGCCCGACTGGCCGTGCGCTACGCCGACCGCGGCGTGGTCGGGTTCGGCCTCTCCAACGACGAACGCCGGGGCATGGCAAGGGACTTCGACCGCGCCTTCACGATCGCCCGGGACGGAGGTCTGCTGTCGGCCCCGCACGGCGGCGAACTGACCGGCCCGTCCTCGGTCCGCGACTGCCTGGACGACCTGCACGCGCACAGGGTGGGCCACGGGGTGCGGGCGGCGGAGGACCCGCGGCTGCTGAAGCGCCTGGCCGACAGGGGCGTGACCTGCGAGGTCTGCCCGGCGTCGAACGTGGCCCTGGGCGTCTACGAGAAGCCGGAGGACGTCCCCCTGCGCACCCTGTACGACGCGGGCGTCCCGATGGCCCTGGGCGCCGACGACCCCCTCCTCTTCGGCTCCCGCCTGGCGGCCCAGTACGAGCTGGCCCGGGACCATCACGCCTTCACGGACGAGGAACTGGCGGAACTGGCCAGGCAGTCGGTACGTGGGTCGGCGGCGCCGGACGAGGTGAAGCGGAAGCTGCTCGCAGGGGTGGACGACTGGCTCAGCGGCCCGGCCGCTTGA